The window ACTATCTATTTGTCCGTTTCGTATTTCGAAACCTTCTCCAGTCTTCTCTCATGCCGTCCACCCTCAAAGGGGAGATCAATCCATGACTGAATCATTTCTGTAAGTTTTTCCCCGAAGTCCAGCTTGGCTGGGAGGACAAGGATGTTGGCGTTGTTGTGTGCTCTGGAAAGCTTGATGCATTCGTGATCGTAACACAGTGCAGCTCTTATTCCGTCAACCTTGTTTGCTGCA is drawn from candidate division TA06 bacterium and contains these coding sequences:
- the rpiB gene encoding ribose 5-phosphate isomerase B; amino-acid sequence: MKIALASDHRGYRYKERIKKILEGLGHTLQDFGTFSEAPADYPDFAFKVAESVSRGDCDRAILICYSGIGMTIAANKVDGIRAALCYDHECIKLSRAHNNANILVLPAKLDFGEKLTEMIQSWIDLPFEGGRHERRLEKVSKYETDK